A genomic region of Lytechinus pictus isolate F3 Inbred chromosome 2, Lp3.0, whole genome shotgun sequence contains the following coding sequences:
- the LOC129274907 gene encoding transmembrane protein 17-like, producing MAGDYMRQKLTSFTEAVFPTRNAVKRQHHMLKPGNELVSSLPLQVSLYFNAFFFPIWVVTCVIMLQLKFAHLNQIYQFISITMYVVLTGVEIIRLYLGYLGNLQERVPELAGFWLLTLILQFPLVLYLLVDSRAMPFPIERAVHVIFILFLAFDIIAGFFALKRMTQHQVMKFHLQQFDDIELMEDTPGRFMNSPNITTQRYKPLR from the exons ATGGCTGGTGATTATATGAGGCAGAAATTGACGTCGTTTACAGAAGCTGTATTTCCAACTCGAAATGCTGTAAAGCGCCAGCATCATATGCTAAAACCTG GCAATGAGCTAGTTTCCAGCTTACCGCTTCAGGTTTCTCTCTACTTCAATGCCTTCTTCTTCCCAATCTGGGTTGTAACCTGTGTGATTATGCTGCAATTAAAG TTTGCCCATCTGAATCAGATCTATCAGTTTATCAGCATCACCATGTATGTAGTACTGACCGGTGTAGAGATCATCAGGCTTTACCTTGGCTACCTTGGTAACTTACAGGAAAGG GTACCAGAGCTTGCAGGCTTTTGGCTTTTGACTCTTATTCTCCAGTTCCCGCTTGTCCTCTACCTGCTCGTCGACTCAAGAGCAATGCCATTCCCCATTGAGCGAGCTGTCCACGTCATCTTCATACTCTTCCTTGCATTCGATATCATTGCGGGTTTCTTTGCTCTGAAGCGCATGACCCAGCATCAGGTAATGAAGTTCCATCTGCAGCAGTTTGATGATATCGAATTGATGGAAGATACTCCAGGAAGGTTTATGAACTCACCCAACATAACAACCCAAAGATACAAACCTCTTAGGTGA
- the LOC129284237 gene encoding coiled-coil domain-containing protein 63-like, producing the protein MAVTASMNRRRSETPSMNGDAEADYVLAEQELGKLHREYRILKNQRRAYLEESQNIIRKQNGHIESLKNERSEMDTDLRLAKSTRVCGKDVIDEGLMKTLLQNYIEYKTLCVNEKEEIRVLDKQTRVIGEAMRKYRMETKGRSEMNRYQLITTKRTRVMENRLYRSTVTFNKALRKNSDLRERIEELRRERRLYDALYRKMCSDQNDLKVEMNEIIQQSTSAYDSRDEAHNKMAALRERLEKDQNMFNIEVKGLQRIVDHEEKLKAFMNVKAQDRTEQLKATNEEVQRRKLKHGQVDSEETNLHTLELSFIRLRSATGEADLDKLVRRFIYREGLNFALFNYVNEINDDIELLQEEIKKIENDMKGFKSQGMALEGERLNIMKQLEANANSVSKSANRFEGNVKKVSKRLHRLMSAVASTVRKLGCDQTGVMKRLGARDGITEFDAMAYLGLIEQTMNDLLLIDKCREHKRSIVPKAEDKPGGNQQEGPKAAGSVIMPRRIPVPTVEVTINPPTIRDEMDVSEYSSSAEVLNTSDQPLTLEQVKGKVTRRLQRLEAQRIKSGGKPIQPKPTQKSTTESPQNGASA; encoded by the exons ATGGCGGTAACTGCATCAATGAACCGTCGTCGATCGGAAACCCCTAGTATGAACGGGGATGCTGAGGCGGACTATGTGTTAGCAGAGCAGGAACTGGGTAAACTCCATCGGGAATATCGCATCCTCAAGAACCAAAGAAGGGCTTATCTTGAAGAGTCGCAAAACATCATCCGTAAACAGAA TGGTCATATCGAATCCTTGAAAAATGAGCGTTCGGAGATGGATACGGACCTGCGTCTTGCTAAGAGTACCAGGGTTTGTGGAAAGGATGTCATTGATGAAGGGCTAATGAAAACACTCCTGCAGAATTACATCGAGTATAAAACACTCTGCGTCAATGAGAAGGAGGAGATCCGTGTATTGGATAAACAG ACACGAGTGATAGGAGAAGCCATGAGAAAGTATCGTATGGAGACTAAAGGCCGATCGGAGATGAATCGCTACCAACTTATTACCACCAAGCGAACCAGAGTCATGGAAAACAGACTATACCGA TCCACAGTGACTTTCAACAAGGCACTCCGAAAGAACAGTGACCTACGAGAGAGAATCGAAGAACTGAGACGGGAACGGAGATTGTACGATGCTCTCTACCGAAAGATGTGCTCTGACCAAAATGACCTCAAGGTCGAGATGAATGAAATCATCCAACAATCTACATCAGCGTACGATTCAAG AGATGAAGCCCACAACAAAATGGCAGCTCTTCGTGAGAGGCTCGAAAAGGATCAGAATATGTTCAACATCGAGGTCAAAGGTCTTCAGCGAATCGTGGACCATGAAGAGAAGCTGAAAGCCTTCATGAATGTCAAGGCTCAGGATAGGACTGAACAACTCAAGGCCACTAATGAAGAGGTTCAAAGAAGAAAACTAA AGCATGGACAGGTAGATTCAGAGGAGACAAACCTCCATACCTTGGAGCTGTCTTTCATTCGGCTCCGATCAGCAACGGGTGAAGCCGACCTCGATAAACTCGTCCGCCGTTTCATCTACCGAGAAGGACTCAATTTCGCTCTCTTCAACTATGTCAACGAGATCAACGATGACATCGAACTTCTCCAAgaagagataaagaaaatcGAGAATGATATGAAGGGTTTCAAGAGTCAAGGGATGGCATTGGAAGGAGAGAGGCTGAACATAATGAAACAATTGGAG GCGAATGCTAATTCTGTCAGCAAGTCAGCTAACCGTTTCGAAGGAAACGTGAAGAAGGTTTCAAAGCGACTCCATCGCTTAATGTCTGCAGTGGCGAGCACTGTCCGAAAACTGGGCTGCGACCAAACGGGAGTCATGAAGCGTCTAGGAGCTAGGGATGGTATTACTGAGTTCGATGCCATGGCCTACCTAGGACTCATTGAACAAACCATGAATGATCTGTTGCTAATCGACAAATGCAGAGAACACAAG AGATCGATTGTACCTAAAGCTGAAGATAAACCAGGTGGCAACCAACAAGAAGGTCCAAAGGCAGCAGGAAGTGTGATCATGCCAAGACGCATACCCGTTCCGACTGTCGAGGTCACTATCAACCCTCCAACAATCAG AGATGAAATGGATGTCAGCGAGTATTCCTCATCCGCCGAGGTTCTAAACACAAGTGACCAACCTCTGACCCTCGAACAGGTTAAAGGGAAGGTTACTCGAAGACTGCAGCGTCTTGAAGCTCAGAGGATCAAGAGCGGTGGCAAACCAATACAACCAAAGCCCACACAGAAGTCGACAACCGAGTCGCCGCAGAATGGAGCATCAGCGTAA